The following is a genomic window from Nicotiana tabacum cultivar K326 chromosome 3, ASM71507v2, whole genome shotgun sequence.
tagagagagagtgtccaacaccaataattgtaagcatgaataacaaatataaagataaaaaaattgaaaaagaattacgataaaattaaatatcaattgtttagtgtcGCCTTTTCAGGATTACACTCAATGGCAAGAAAATGTATGCCTTAAAGCCTTGATGCGACACTAAAGTGCCCCCAAAGCGAGGCGTAGCGCTCAACAAGTTTTGAGCCTTGCTTCCGGGCTTAAGTgtgcctttgacaacactgcaCTCTATAGAAATTCCAAATTACATTGTAGCAACAAGAATTTACCCTCGAAAGAATGGTTGAGTCAAAGTGAGAATTCATACAGTTAAAACACCAACAATAATAAGATACATACACCCGTAATTTGCAACAACTCATAACTCATGATTCAAATCGGACACAAAAACCAGAAACCTGGGAACTGCGTGCAGTTTGATAACTATACAAAACCAAAACCACCCCAAGTTGTCCGCAAAGCCACAGGCAAACAATAGTACAGACCTTGTAGCCTCTTGGCTCAAGCAATAACAACTTTCAGAAACAGATTCCACGAAACCTAAGGTAAGGAAGGGAAAGGGGAGGGGGGTTAAGTATTGATGAAGTGATCCACAAGACTCCTACACGAACAGGTTACCAAAAGCAGATCCAAGAAAATCCATAACTAGCTTCGAGAAGGGCATGATTATCAGCTTTGCATTAAGCTACTCTTTTAGCATATGTTGGAGTACATTCTCTTCTGTCTATACTCTCCTAGTTGGGTCCAAATATACAGCATATGCATGAAGGCAAACAACCACAGTACAGCTTCTATAGGTACTGCAAAAATCCAAGCACAACACATGCATAATAAAACTCGTGGGCTGCATTTTATATTTATCCCATGAATCATTAGTCGAAACTCGCCGCGGACTAAAAGAAGCGTATAAGCACCCTATGTTATGTACAACCTCCAAACCTTGGCCGTGCTAACAGACAAGCGCATCTACAGCTATTTGTACAACTAATTGACTTCTGGCCCACAACACACAGGCACATCAAGTTTCCACTGCATCGGCAGTACATCGGTTCACACAGATGCAGCACACAGCCCCGGAACGCAAGACCACAACCAAGCTGCTATCCCTACAAGGGCCACTGCAACCAACTTACTAGAAAATACACTCAGCCACAATGCTCTACAAATAGCTAAGAGTCCCTCAGTGTAGGTATTAAGTTCATCTTATTGCAAATAGGTTTGTCTTGTAAAATCTTTATAAGGCAATTTCTTGTCAAGTCCTGTAACTAAGGATTTACTTTTTTTCTTATATACGGAGTGTAGTAGTTGAAAGCAAACAAGAGTCCTTGACATAAGGTGTCCTTTTTCCGGTAAGGACCCACCCCTACAGTGTCCTTGACACCAAGGTGTTTCAATTCACTTTCATTTTTCTCATCGTTCCAGATTTTATTATGTCTTCTATTATCCTAAATTTATGATtcagttttctccttttaagagACTTCACGCTCTCGGAGGAAAGTGGAGTATGAATATATCCTTAAGATACTAATAAATGGGTAATAGCATCTGTTCACATAACATCAAAGGCAACTATGTGGCTTTAAAGTTATAAATGAAAAGCGGTTTTCACAGCCACATCATGGCTAATTCATTTAAAGGAAAAGGCAAACATCAAAGTTTCGAAGCAGATCAGCTATTAGCACAACGAATGGTTCTAAGGAGAAAATTGAGTGAAGATAAAATCCACTTTGAACTATATGTATTGATAAACTTTTTCCCCACCTTCTTCAAAAGAGACAACATTATCCAAGAGCAATCATAGTATAAGAATAGCAAAACTGAAAATAATTAAGAACGCAAAGTACAGTCACACTATCTAAGAGCAATCATAGTATAAGAATAGCAACATTATCCAAGAGCAATCATAGTATAAGAATAGCAAAACTGAAAATAATTAAGAACGCAAAGTACAGTCACACTATCTAAGAGCAATAATTCTCAACGGCAGAACACTAATATTGAGAGGAAGAATCATTATCCTAGTGCAGTATCATATTACCCTTATGCAGCTTCAGTGCTAATCTCCTTGTCCTCTACTTCATTTGCAGCCCCATTTGCCTCAGCACCTTGCGCATCCTCTGTAGGAGGCTGAACTTGTTCGTCTTCTGGCAATGGCTCCTCAACATAGTCGTTCTCAAATGCATCTGGAGGGACCTCATAAATCCTAACCTGTGGCTTGGTTGGGTCCTTAACAAGCACATATTTCCCTTCATTCAACTTCATACACAAGTCCACAATACTTTTCACAATACCCCACATGTTTGATGTGTTCAAATTGATTTGTGCAGCAAAGTCCTTAGGCTTATATCCAACAACAGCTAATATCACATGGTTAAAATGATCCCTAGGATGGACTCTTGATACATAACCCAACTTCATCATATCAGCATTAGCTAGCAACGCTTGTGCAGTCCATTTCGCGAGCTTATTTGCGTTATTCTTCAACTCGGTAGCTAACACAGCACCCCTTTGCGTCTCAAGCTTCTGCCTCCAATCAACCCCAGAGTACTTAGGATCAAACTCATTTAGTGCATTCAGAGTCAAGAATGATCTCTGATTGTTCACTTCCACCACACTCTGCACTTCACATCGTGCCACCAAAAAGGTATCATCATCCAACTTCCACCTCCTGTACCTGTAACCAACGGACGCCACCTCTTCCCCTTCAGTCGCAAACGGGTTAGGCTCATCATAATTCAACTTCTTCCCATCTCTTATCAGAACCTGTTGCGAGAAATTCTGATTGATATAAGCAGCCTCAACACTCAACGAATGAGCCGAATTAATGTCATCCTTCACATCAGGCAATGGTTCTTGGGAAGTTTCATGAACAGAGAGCAAATCCAGCTGGGACCCATCACGCTTGTCGAAAAACAACTTATTTCCAACACGCTGAACTACAATATCCCACGAGTAAACAGACCTAGGAGCACACATTAAAGTAGACAAAATCGTATCCGTTGCAAAAACAGTAGCTTTATCCTCATTAGCCAAACGGCGGATAACAGGATCATCCGTAGTAGTAACTTTGAAGAAATTCCTGTTCTTAAACCTCTCCAGACGACGTTCATTCTTCGGAGTAATCCGATCGTAGGACCGGTCGTAAAACTCAAGGCTGCCGCAGATCAGCAAGTCCTCAGGCTCCGGAACGGAGAAGGAAAGCTTGGAGAAAGTTGAAAACGGGATCTGATCGAGCATATTCCATTCAGGTTGAATATCAACTGATGATTTGAACACAGCAGATTCTCTTCTCTGTCCAGCGTTTGTTCCCGAACGGTTGAGATTGTACAGCCTGTCCCTTCGAGCTCTTTCTTTCTCCTGTTCGCGTTTTCGGGCCTCGACTTCCTCGTCGCGGCGCTGGGGAAGCTGAGAGCGGTTGTGGTGAGGGTTGAACCGCCACCTAGGATTGAATTTCGGGCGGTGTTGCCCGTGGTGATGGGATTTGGCGGCAGTGTCGACGAGGCGGAAAGAGGAGTCTTCGTCAGCGGCGAGGGTAGCGAATGAATCGTCGCCGGAGAAGTCGAAGGCGGAATCAGTAGCGTTTTGCTTGGAGTTGGATCCGGGTCGGTTTGAAAGAGACCGAGTCCAGTCGGCAATACGACCAAGCTTGTCGGAGCGGGAGAAAGGAGCGAATGGGGCGTTAGAGATTTGGTTTGGTACAGAGATGGAGGAATCTGGTGGACCCCATCCGTCGGCATTGAATGGAACGGAGCCGAGTTCAAAACCTACCATTGTTGAATAAGTTATCAACTTTCCGGCGGGTTTGTGAGGAGTATGAAGAATTGAAGCAGAGAGTAGAAGAATAAAGACGATGATAAAACCCTAGCTCTAAAAGAGGCTTATATAACTTTTAAAGACAGGTCCCTAATGAATAAGTAAAGTTCCATATAGCCCCTTGAAATAGTGAGCAAATATTTAGTTTATTCAATTAAGAATAATATATATCGTATATATTATacaaaattttataattttacaaTTGTTATTAACctaaataaaaattcaaagatGAAATCAAAGTTATACTGATATATTAGGTACTTTATACTCATCGGTTTTATCCACATATAAGGTATTATAGTTGGATCTGGACGATCGTTAGATAATATTGAAATTGTAGCATAAAATTATATTTGTACTGGTTATATCGATTACAAAATACCAACTAAATTTAGcataaaataatactaaatattgtaTAGAAGTATTTTTCTTATCTTGATAATCAGACGATcccttacagcttgtttggatgattgttactcattgtatcgtatcgtattgttactttaaatacaatgtttgttttgattgttacttaaattttattgtatcgtatcggtaaatccgtcgttacataacgatgaaatgtgccactttatgtaacgaccgatttggtgtggtcgcgtcgttaccttgtctttttctctcaatctcaccctttataattattaaattattttattttatcatttacgctactttttatatagtaattttaccttgcatcataatttttctttataatattgcaagtttattcttcatattgctggtgcgtgatatcatgaaacaatGACAAACGATAttatctatccaaacattgtatttatcaaacgatacagtacaatacaatacagtacgatacgatatattatgaaacgatgcgtaacaaccatccaaacaagctgttacaATAGTAGAGAAAATTTATCTCTTTTTGAGACATGAATCAGCAACAATGTAGATTTGGGAAATTTTAAACAACTAGATTAAGGTGATTTGGATTGCAAAAAAAGATCAACTTAATCTTTAGGAAAATTTGGCTAGGAACCTATCTTGGTATGAGGATGGTGTAGTAGTAGCCCAATTGGATCAAAATGAGGGAGAAAGTTTGTagctaactttttttttttggataattgTATTATCTAGCTTTGCTTTCTAATTTTGTTCAATTTATTATTTGGTTTGCCAATAACACCTTTCAATTTGCAATTTGAAGACGGATGACCTATTCAAGTTGGTTGATTACTTGATTTTAAGTTGATAGTGACAAATTAATAGTTGATAGCTTGTCAATACAAGTATTCAGGGACCTCCCTGTAAATTTTGCTCTATAATATTCTGGGCCTCTTTTGCTTTATGGGGCTGCATATTTGTGGGCCATTCCTCCTGAAAATGAGGAGTCGGGTTTTAACTTGTActtgctttgcaaaaaaaattacaagcgtacTCACTTTTTTATgtaacttcagcattctagtagacgggcctgaagtaaaAAAAGttgctgaaccaagtgtgctgaagtttttgtatgTAATTGCTAAAGTTAAGCATTCTAATAGTTGaggttttgttctctatttgctgaagtttttgtttgtaattgttaaactttagcatgttttagctgaagttttttaCGTAAACTTAGtgttggctgaagtttttgtttgtaattgctgaacttaagcattctactagctggagttttgttctctatttgttgaacttcagcatgttttagctaACGTTTTGTTCTATATTgctaaacttcagcatgttttaacTTAACTttgttatatttgtgatgaaCTTCAGGActgaagtttgttttgtatttgGTGAACTAgaattctaggagctgaagtttttatttatatttgctGAACTAAGATCAACAACCTCTCCAAGctgatcaaatccatccaactgATTAAGCAACTCTCAGTAGGTCTGCAGCCACATTTGATGCAGTTGTTAGCAGTTAAAGTATAAGAACTATTAAACTTTCGTTGTACCAATTCAGATTTGCTGATGAACACGCTACAGAGGACATAATCTTTGTGGCAGAAGAATAAACTAGATATAAGGTTCAGATTTACTTTACAAAATATCTTAATTTTAACATCTATTATACTTGGTGATCacgagaagaagaaaaggaaaagaaaggaggAAGAGTGGAGCGCAAAGAAGGAGACGCCTAAACTTGTAAAAATTAGGGTAtaagttaaataattttaaaaatataggtatATGTTAAATGTGGGCGACCAAACAGGGTGCCTCATGCAATTTTTACAAAACGAGATATCATTAGGTAAGGCGGATAGCAGAATAGGATATTTTGGTGCAACTATTGATTTTATGACCTCATTAAGACAAGTCTTAGTAAAATATTATTCATCAAAATTTTGGTAAGCGCTCTTGATAATCGTCCGAATTTTTTGAAATAGTAATTCTCAAGATTTGTCACAAAAATATAGCAAAAGCCAAAAAAATTCACATGGTAATCTTCAGGatttgccaaaaaatataataattgcTAAAATTGTTTATATGATAATTATAAGGATTTACAAAAATGTGACAACCGCCGGAAAGTTTCGAATGGGTGATCATTGCAATTTGCAAAAATATAGTAATCGCCATAAATTTTCAAATGATGATCACCAAAATTTATCACATTAATTTTTGTAAAGGAAATCATGCCGTATACTTTAAATTCTCTCAACG
Proteins encoded in this region:
- the LOC107813351 gene encoding eukaryotic translation initiation factor 3 subunit D-like, giving the protein MVGFELGSVPFNADGWGPPDSSISVPNQISNAPFAPFSRSDKLGRIADWTRSLSNRPGSNSKQNATDSAFDFSGDDSFATLAADEDSSFRLVDTAAKSHHHGQHRPKFNPRWRFNPHHNRSQLPQRRDEEVEARKREQEKERARRDRLYNLNRSGTNAGQRRESAVFKSSVDIQPEWNMLDQIPFSTFSKLSFSVPEPEDLLICGSLEFYDRSYDRITPKNERRLERFKNRNFFKVTTTDDPVIRRLANEDKATVFATDTILSTLMCAPRSVYSWDIVVQRVGNKLFFDKRDGSQLDLLSVHETSQEPLPDVKDDINSAHSLSVEAAYINQNFSQQVLIRDGKKLNYDEPNPFATEGEEVASVGYRYRRWKLDDDTFLVARCEVQSVVEVNNQRSFLTLNALNEFDPKYSGVDWRQKLETQRGAVLATELKNNANKLAKWTAQALLANADMMKLGYVSRVHPRDHFNHVILAVVGYKPKDFAAQINLNTSNMWGIVKSIVDLCMKLNEGKYVLVKDPTKPQVRIYEVPPDAFENDYVEEPLPEDEQVQPPTEDAQGAEANGAANEVEDKEISTEAA